cttctcaggccggtggtagctggtcccatgcaggagaatgaggtaccggaggttcctccaacccctctggacatcgaggggtccccggcgtacaagatacgagctattctggactcgagacgccgggtgagaggcttgcagtacctcgtcgactgggaggggtacggtccgaaggagaggtgctgggttccggcgagggatattctagacccatccatgttgagtgaatttcatcgcctccgcccggatcgcccagcgcctcggcctccgggtcgtccccgaggccgacttcggcgcgctgcgggagctgcgcgtcaggaggggggtactgtcacgaatattaccgaaggtgactccccttcttgttcgggtggcgctcggcggtcgtcgtcgccggtctactagctatcgccgatccgttgttctgtgttcgtttagttttgtctaattggtagcacctgtttctaggttggttgttaggatagggtatatatagtctgtttagcccgcttctgtttcgtgcgggcttgttcatctgttttgttggttgagtgtattttgttgcattttgggttacacgctgtccggttatatttctgttcatttgtgttttcactttgtacatgttgtgtttcgggacattaaagcgtgttgtttttcccacatctttgctctctgcgcctgactccacacctcttcactcataattgtgacaATAACGCTGTACAATCTGAATTTCTTTCTAAAAAAGATGATTTCTCCGTGGATTATTTTAGAATGTGTTCAATTACATTTGGACCTTTCTTGCAGTGACGCCAGTGGTGAAAACTCTTTAAAACGTAGCTTGTGATCTTTGGTCCAATTTTGTTCCACTTTGCTGATACTATTGCATGTTACAGAATATGCATTGCTAATGATCCATCAATACTGTAAATGTCAAAAGCAATATGAttcaaaatacttttaaaagtCATAAATATATTTAAGTTAAGTGAATCATTCATCAGTGAAAGCAATAATAGGTGACCTGCTTTAAGTACAGCACCACTAATATCTCAGGACTGTAGACACCATCCAGCTTGTTACTGAACTACCTGATTTAGAAGCTGGCTGGAGTGACATCACCACTTCCCTGCAGTGTGTCACCCAGTGGAGAACTGTGGCAATGACAGGAAAGTTCCTGAAGACACTGGAGCTCCAAGTGGCAGCATATAAAAGCTGTGAAACTCCCCCTGCCGAGACAGAAACCAATACATCCAACACTGAACACACAAGACTCAACACTCAACATTGACTGAAGATGCTGTGTTCCCGAGGATTCCAGTCTTCCCTCAGCCCATTGATGGACTTCTACTGGCCTGTGCGCAGTCTATGGCCAGAGGTCCGACCTCTTCTCAGCCAGCGGGATCTACTGCAGAGAAACCTGCTAGAGATCAAGAGCAGTCTGGAGCTGATGGCAAATCTCCAGCAGCAGATCTTTGAAGAGTTGGACAATGTCCCATCCTCTTTGACAATCCAACCAGTCTCCTACAAGCTGGATAAAGATGGAGAGGGCTTTGCCCTGACACTGGACACTAAAGACTTTTCCCCAGAGGAGCTGTCTGTCAAGCAGGTGGGCAGGAAGCTGAAAGTCAGTGGGAAGACAGAGAAGAAGCTGGATGATGGGGAAGGCTCCTACTCTTACAGATGCCAAGAGTTCAGACAAGAGTTTGATCTGCCTGAAAAGGTGAATCCTGAGACAGTCACCTGCTCCCTGGCTCATGACGGGAAACTCCACATTCAGGCACCAAAGAATCCATTATCTGGTGAGGAGGAGGTGGCAGAGAGAGTGGTTCCCATCAACTGTAGCCTGGATGTGGAAACCTCACAATTCCTGTCAAAGACAGAGGGAAGCATCACCGACACACAGAAGAAACAAGAGAACAGCGTTTCACATGAGGACTGATTTTTATTTCACTGGATGAGACATTTTCTAATACATATTTTTCATGTTTTGAGACTGTATGCATTTACATTTCATATCTTGTAACAATCAATATGATATGCTTTTTAACTTaatcaataaaatataaaaaaaacagaattttGCAGTTGTTATGATCTCTTCAATGGATATCAACATAATGACCATTATCTATCTCTCATCAAAAGTTAACTTTCCAAAAGGCTCACTGGCCTGAAATTTTTCAAtgatcattttcaataaattcaaTTTTCAAAAAGCTCTCCTGAAAATGTTCTGATTCTAACATGTTTATGACATGTTTATAAACCTGACTTCTGAAAACAAATGTCATGTGGACTTGTCAGGATTTGCAATGTAGACCTTTTTGAGCAAGTGTCCTGTTTTAAATCATTGAATGTGAGTGAATAGTTTCCACAACTAGAAAATATTGTTTTTAGTTATCAAAAAACATACGTACATATATGATAAACATAATGCCAGACAACATCAAAAAATCAGTTTTCAACAATGTTATAGGAACATAAAATCGACACGTCCAATTTCATAACGCTGTACAATCTGAATTTCTTTCTGAAAAAGATGATTTCTCCGTGGATTATTTTAGAATGTGTTCAATTACATTTGGACCTTTCTTGCAGTGACACCTGTGGTGAAAACTCTTTAAAACGTAGCTTGTGATCTTTGGTCCAATTCTGTTCCACTTTGCTGATACTATTGCATGTTACAGAATATGCATTGCTAATGATCCATCAATACTGTAAATGTCAAAAGCAATATGAttcaaaatacttttaaaagtCATAAATATATTTAAGTTAATTGAATCATTCATCAGTGAAAGCAATAATAGGTGACCTGCTTTAAGTACAGCACCACTAATATCTCAGGACTGTAGACTCAATCCAGCTTGTTACTGAACTACCTGATTTAGAAGCTGGCTGGAGTGACATCACCACTGCAGTGTGTCACCCAGTGGAGAACTGTGGCAATGACAGGAAAGTTCCTGAAGACACTGGAGCTCCAAGTGGCAGCATATAAAAGCTGTGAAACTCCCCCTGCCGAGACAGAAACCAATACATCCAACACTGAACACACAAGACTCAACACTCAACATTGACTGAAGATGCTGTGTTCCCGAGGATTCCAGTCTTCCCTCAGCCCATTGATGTACTTCTACTGGCCTGTGCGCAGTCTATGGCCAGAGGTCCGACCTCTTCTCAGCCAGCAGGATCTACTGCAGAGAAACCTGCTAGAGATCAAGAGCAGTCTGGAGCTGATGGCAAATCTCCAGCAGCAGATCTTTGAAGAGTTGGACAATGTCCCATCCTCTTTGACAATCCAACCAGTCTCCTACAAGCTGGATAAAGATGGAGAGGGCTTTGCCCTGACACTGGACACTAAAGACTTTTCCCCAGAGGAGCTGTCTGTCAAGCAGGTGGGCAGGAAGCTGAAAGTCAGTGGGAAGACAGAGAAGAAGCTGGATGATGGGGAAGGCTCCTACTCTTACAGATGCCAAGAGTTCAGACAAGAGTTTGATCTGCCTGAAAAGGTGAATCCTGAGACAGTCACCTGCTCCCTGGCTCATGACGGGAAACTCCACATTCAGGCACCAAAGAATCCATTATCTGGTGAGGAGGAGGTGGCAGAGAGAGTGGTTCCCATCAACTGTAGCCTGGATGTGGAAACCTCACAATTCCTGTCAAAGACAGAGGGAAGCATCACCGACACACAGAAGAAACAAGAGAACAGCGTTTCACATGAGGACTGATTTTTATTTCACTGGATGAGACATTTTCTAATACATATTTTTCATGTTTTGAGACTGTATGCATTTACATTTCATATCTTGTAACAATCAATATGATATGCTTTTTAACCTAATcaataaaatattaaaaaatcAGAATTTTGCAGTTGTTATGATCTCTTCAATGGATATCAACATAAtgacctttatctatctctcatCAAAAGTTAACTTTCCAAAAGGCTCACTGGCCTGAAATATTTCAAttatcattttcaataaattcaaTTTTCAAAAAGCTCTCCTGAAAATGTTCTGATTCTAACATGTTTATGACATGTTTATAAACCTGACTTCTGAAAACAAATGTCATGTGGACTTGTCAGGATTTGCAATGTAGACCTTTTTGAGCAAGTGTCCTGTTTTAGATCATTGAATGTGAGTGAATAGTTTCCACAACTAGAAAATATTGTTTTTAGTTATTAAAAAACATACGTACATATATGATAAACATAATGCCAGACAACATCAAAAAATCAGTTTTCAACAATGTTATAGGAACATAAAATCGACACATGACCAATTTCATAACGCTGTACAATCTGAATTTCTTTCTAAAAAAGATGATTTCTCCGTGGATTATTTTAGAATGTGTTCAATTACATTTGGACCTTTCTTGCAGTGACGCCTGTGGTGAAAAGTCTTTAAAACGTAG
The sequence above is drawn from the Oncorhynchus gorbuscha isolate QuinsamMale2020 ecotype Even-year linkage group LG11, OgorEven_v1.0, whole genome shotgun sequence genome and encodes:
- the LOC124047801 gene encoding heat shock protein 30-like, which codes for MLCSRGFQSSLSPLMYFYWPVRSLWPEVRPLLSQQDLLQRNLLEIKSSLELMANLQQQIFEELDNVPSSLTIQPVSYKLDKDGEGFALTLDTKDFSPEELSVKQVGRKLKVSGKTEKKLDDGEGSYSYRCQEFRQEFDLPEKVNPETVTCSLAHDGKLHIQAPKNPLSGEEEVAERVVPINCSLDVETSQFLSKTEGSITDTQKKQENSVSHED
- the LOC124047800 gene encoding heat shock protein 30-like is translated as MLCSRGFQSSLSPLMDFYWPVRSLWPEVRPLLSQRDLLQRNLLEIKSSLELMANLQQQIFEELDNVPSSLTIQPVSYKLDKDGEGFALTLDTKDFSPEELSVKQVGRKLKVSGKTEKKLDDGEGSYSYRCQEFRQEFDLPEKVNPETVTCSLAHDGKLHIQAPKNPLSGEEEVAERVVPINCSLDVETSQFLSKTEGSITDTQKKQENSVSHED